A single genomic interval of Homo sapiens chromosome 15, GRCh38.p14 Primary Assembly harbors:
- the FES gene encoding tyrosine-protein kinase Fes/Fps isoform X6, whose protein sequence is MGFSSELCSPQGHGVLQQMQEAELRLLEGMRKWMAQRVKSDREYAGLLHHMSLQDSGGQSRAISPDSPISQSWAEITSQTEGLSRLLRQHAEDLNSGPLSKLSLLIRERQQLRKTYSEQWQQLQQELTKTHSQDIEKLKSQYRALARDSAQAKRKYQEASKDKDRDKAKDKYVRSLWKLFAHHNRYVLGVRAAQLHHQHHHQLLLPGLLRSLQDLHEEMACILKEILQEYLEISSLVQDEVVAIHREMAAAAARIQPEAEYQGFLRQYGSAPDVPPCVTFDESLLEEGEPLEPGELQLNELTVESVQHTLTSVTDELAVATEMVFRRQEMVTQLQQELRNEEENTHPRERVQLLGKRQVLQEALQGLQVALCSQAKLQAQQELLQTKLEHLGPGEPPPVLLLQDDRHSTSSSPGHPLTSVPGLRSRSERGEGHPRWRSLRATSQESSAPSSRTCTDWKGKAFLAFLCSSTTY, encoded by the exons ATGGGCTTCTCTTCCGAGCTGTGCAGCCCCCAGGGCCACGGGGTCCTGCAGCAAATGCAGGAGGCCGAGCTTCGTCTACTGGAGGGCATGAGAAAGTGGATGGCCCAGCGGGTCAAGAGTGACAGGGAGTATGCAGGACTGCTTCACCACATGTCCCTGCAGGACAGTGGGGGCCAGAGCCGGGCCATCAGCCCTGACAGCCCCATCAGTCAG TCCTGGGCTGAGATCACCAGCCAAACTGAGGGCCTGAGCCGCTTGCTGCGGCAGCACGCAGAGGATCTGAACTCAGGGCCCCTGAGCAAGCTGAGCCTGCTCATCCGGGAACGGCAGCAGCTTCGCAAGACCTACAGCGAGCagtggcagcagctgcagcaggagCTCACCAAG ACCCACAGCCAGGACATTGAGAAGCTGAAGAGCCAGTACCGAGCTCTGGCACGGGACAGTGCCCAAGCCAAGCGCAAGTACCAGGAGGCCAGCAAAG ACAAGGACCGTGACAAGGCTAAGGACAAGTATGTGCGCAGCCTGTGGAAGCTCTTTGCTCACCACAACCGCTATGTGCTGGGCGTGCGGGCTGCGCAGCtacaccaccagcaccaccaccagcTCCTGCTGCCCGGCCTGCTGCGGTCACTGCAGGACCTGCACGAGGAGATGGCTTGCATCCT GAAGGAGATCCTGCAGGAATACCTGGAGATTAGCAGCCTGGTGCAGGATGAGGTGGTGGCCATTCACCGGGAGATGGCTGCAGCTGCTGCCCGCATCCAGCCTGAGGCTGAGTACCAAGGCTTCCTGCGACAGTATGG GTCCGCACCTGACGTCCCACCCTGTGTCACGTTCGATGAGTCACTGCTTGAGGAGGGTGAACCGCTGGAGCCTGGGGAGCTCCAGCTGAACGAGCTGACTGTGGAGAGCGTGCAGCACAC GCTGACCTCAGTGACAGATGAGCTGGCTGTGGCCACCGAGATGGTGTTCAGGCGGCAGGAGATGGTTACGCAGCTGCAACAGGAGCTCCGGAATGAAGAGGAGAACACCCACCCCCGGGAGCG GGTGCAGCTGCTGGGCAAGAGGCAAGTGCTGCAAGAAGCACTGCAGGGGCTGCAGGTAGCGCTGTGCAGCCAGGCCAAGCTGCAGGCCCAGCAGGAGTTGCTGCAGACCAAGCTGGAGCACCTGGGCCCCGGCGAGCCCCCGCCTGTGCTGCTCCTGCAGGATGACCGCCACTCCACGTCGTCCTCG CCTGGCCACCCGCTGACGTCTGTCCCTGGCCTCAGGAGCAGGAGCGAGAGGGGGGAAGGACACCCACGCTGGAGATCCTTAAGAGCCACATCTCAGGAATCTTCCGCCCCAAGTTCTCG AACCTGTACCGACTGGAAGGGGAAGGCTTTCCTAGCATTCCTTTGCTCATCGACCACCTACTGA